The Betta splendens chromosome 4, fBetSpl5.4, whole genome shotgun sequence genome contains a region encoding:
- the LOC114852886 gene encoding gamma-aminobutyric acid receptor subunit rho-3, whose amino-acid sequence MKVDVLTCWALAAASLVAMVTGGRHSGRRKHKEVFLGENGVFKFGRRIDYKLKRQDSTKTLLIKSEQLLRIEEHDFAIRPGFGGGAIPVGIDVQVESIDSISEVNMDFTMTLYLRHYWKDERLSFPSRTNLSRTFDSRLVKKIWVPDVFFVHSKRSFIHDTTTENIMLRVYPDGNILYSVRVTVTALCSMDFSSFPLDTQNCSLELESYAYNENDLMLYWKKGNDSLRIDEIVLSQFFIENIHASSGLAFYSSTGWYNRLFINFILRRHIFFFMLQTYFPTMLMVVLSWVSFWIDRRAVPARVSLGMTTVLTMSTIITGVSSSMPQVSYVKAVDIYLWTSFLFVFLSVIEYAAVNYCTTLEEMRKMRGGKIPSTFNAAQAMAFDGCFHDDEIELAPFPKLTPTMTSDPLTTPSQTPDMRPMEGTRLRRRRSARENVDLIVSNSYMIDSYSRLAFPLSYLLFNTIYWSLYS is encoded by the exons ATGAAGGTGGACGTGCTGACCTGCTGGGCCCTGGCCGCTGCCAGCCTCGTCGCTATGGTGACCGGGGGCAGACACTCGGGACGCAGGAAGCACAAGGAGGTCTTCCTCGGGGAGAACGGCGTGTTCAAGTTTGGGAG ACGTATTGACTACAAACTCAAGAGGCAGGACAGCACCAAGACGCTGCTAATAAAGAGTGAACAGCTGCTGAGAATCGAGGAGCACGACTTCGCCATCAGACCGGGCTTCGGAG gTGGAGCGATCCCCGTGGGCATCGACGTGCAGGTGGAGAGCATCGACAGCATCTCTGAGGTCAACATG GACTTCACCATGACTCTGTACCTGCGTCACTACTGGAAAGACGAGCGGCTGTCGTTTCCTTCTCGCACCAACCTCAGCAGGACGTTTGACTCTCGCCTGGTGAAGAAGATCTGGGTCCCCGACGTCTTCTTCGTCCACTCCAAGCGCTCCTTCATCCACGACACCACCACAGAGAACATCATGCTGCGGGTTTACCCCGACGGGAACATCCTCTACAGCGTCAG GGTCACCGTCACGGCTCTGTGCTCGATGGACTTCAGCAGCTTCCCTCTGGACACGCAGAACTGCTCCCTGGAGCTGGAGAGCT ACGCCTACAATGAGAACGACCTGATGCTTTACTGGAAGAAGGGGAACGACTCTCTGAGGATCGATGAGATCGTCTTGTCCCAGTTCTTCATTGAGAACATCCACGCCTCCAGTGGCCTGGCGTTCTACAGCAGCACAG GTTGGTACAATCGTCTCTTCATCAACTTCATCCTGCGGAGGCACATCTTCTTCTTCATGCTGCAGACCTACTTTCCCACCATGCTGATGGTCGTCCTGTCCTGGGTCTCCTTCTGGATCGACAGGCGGGCCGTTCCCGCCCGGGTCTCTCTGG gtatGACCACAGTGCTCACCATGTCCACCATCATCACAGGGGTGTCCTCCTCTATGCCTCAG GTGTCATATGTGAAAGCGGTCGACATCTACCTGTGgaccagcttcctgtttgtgtttctgtctgtgatCGAATACGCGGCGGTGAACTACTGCACCAcgctggaggagatgaggaagatgaggggaGGGAAG ATCCCATCCACCTTCAACGCCGCCCAGGCCATGGCCTTCGACGGCTGCTTCCACGATGATGAAATTGAGCTGGCTCCGTTCCCCAAGCTGACACCCACCATGACCTCCGACCCTCTCACCACCCCCAGCCAAACCCCCGACATGCGCCCCATGGAGGGGACTCGCCTTCGGCGGCGCCGGTCTGCGCGAGAGAATGTGGACTTAATAGTCAGTAACAGCTACATGATCGACTCCTACTCCCGTCTGGCCTTTCCCCTGTCCTACCTGCTCTTTAACACCATCTACTGGAGCCTGTACTCCTGA